From Ochotona princeps isolate mOchPri1 chromosome X, mOchPri1.hap1, whole genome shotgun sequence, one genomic window encodes:
- the LOC131478549 gene encoding ubiquitin carboxyl-terminal hydrolase 8-like: MFQVPHTFLTLTWQCLCNAPHLADYFNRNCYQDDINQSNLLGHKGEVAEEFGIIMKALWMGQYRYISPKDFKITIGKINDQFAGYNQQDSQELLLFLMDGLHEDLNKADNRKRHKEENNDHLDDFKAAEYAWQKHKQLNESIIVAPFQGQFKSTVHCLTCHKKSRTFEAFMYLSLPLASTSKCTLQDCLRLFSKEEKLTDNNRFYCSHCRARHDSSKKIEIWKLPPVLLVHLKRFSYDGRRKQKLQTSVDFPLENLDLSQYVIGPKNNLKKYNLFSVSNHYGGLDGGHYTAYCKNAARQQWFKFDDHEVSDISVSSVKSSVAYILFYTSLGSRATDVAT, translated from the coding sequence ATGTTTCAAGTGCCACATACATTCTTAACCCTGACCTGGCAGTGCCTGTGTAATGCTCCGCATTTGGCAGACTACTTCAACCGAAACTGTTACCAGGATGATATTAATCAGTCAAATTTATTGGGGCATAAAGGTGAAGTGGCTGAAGAATTTGGAATAATCATGAAAGCTCTGTGGATGGGGCAGTATAGATATATCAGTCCAAAAGACTTTAAAATCACCATTGGGAAAATTAACGATCAGTTCGCAGGGTACAACCAGCAAGATTCCCAGGAACTGCTCCTGTTCCTCATGGATGGTCTCCATGAAGATCTAAACAAAGCTGATAATCGGAAGagacataaagaagaaaataatgatcaTCTCGATGACTTTAAGGCTGCAGAATATGCTTGGCAAAAGCACAAGCAGCTCAATGAATCTATTATTGTCGCACCTTTTCAGGGTCAGTTCAAATCCACAGTACATTGCCTCACCTGTCACAAAAAGTCCAGGACTTTTGAGGCCTTCATGTATTTGTCTCTACCACTAGCATCCACAAGTAAATGTACGCTTCAGGATTGCCTTAGATTATTTTCCAAAGAAGAGAAACTTACAGATAACAACAGATTCTATTGCAGTCATTGCAGAGCTCGCCATGACTCCTCAAAAAAGATAGAAATCTGGAAACTGCCACCTGTGCTGTTGGTGCATCTGAAACGTTTTTCCTATGATGGCAGGCGGAAGCAAAAGTTACAGACATCTGTGGACTTCCCATTAGAAAATCTTGACTTGTCACAGTATGTCATTGGCCCAAAGAACAACTTGAAGAAGTAtaacttgttttctgtttcaaatcACTACGGCGGACTGGATGGAGGCCACTACACTGCCTACTGTAAAAATGCAGCAAGACAGCAGTGGTTCAAGTTTGATGATCATGAAGTTTCTgacatctctgtttcttctgtgaAATCTTCCGTGGCTTACATCCTCTTTTATACTTCACTGGGATCACGAGCAACTGATGTAGCCACATAA